The Anas platyrhynchos isolate ZD024472 breed Pekin duck chromosome Z, IASCAAS_PekinDuck_T2T, whole genome shotgun sequence genome includes a window with the following:
- the SPIN1 gene encoding spindlin-1, whose translation MKTPFGKSPGQRSRADAGHAGVSASMMKKRTSHKKHRNNVGPSKPISQPRRNIVGCRIQHGWKEGSGPVTQWKGTVLDQVPVNPSLYLIKYDGFDCVYGLELHKDERVSALEVLPDRVASSRISDAHLADTMIGKAVEHMFETEDGSKDEWRGMVLARAPIMNTWFYITYEKDPVLYMYQLLDDYKEGDLRIMPDSNDSPPAEREPGEVVDSLVGKQVEYAKEDGSKRTGMVIHQVEAKPSVYFIKFDDDFHIYVYDLVKTS comes from the exons GTCATGCAGGAGTCTCTGCCAGCATGATGAAGAAAAGAACTTCCCACAA AAAACATAGAAACAATGTGGGACCAAGCAAACCTATTTCTCAGCCACGAAGAAACATTGTAGGCTGCAGAATACAGCATGGATGGAAAGAAGGGAGTGGACCTGTAACACAATGGAAGGGCACAGTTCTCGATCAAGTTCCTGTAAATCCCTCTCTTTATCTTATAAAGTATGATGGATTTGATTGTGTGTATGGACTAGAACTGCACAAGGATGAAAGAGTTTCAGCACTTGAAGTCCTTCCAGACAGAGTTG CTTCATCTCGGATTAGTGATGCCCACCTGGCAGACACAATGATTGGCAAAGCTGTCGAACATATGTTTGAGACAGAGGATGGctcaaaagatgaatggaggGGGATGGTTTTGGCTCGAGCTCCTATTATGAACACGTGGTTTTATATTACCTATGAGAAAGATCCTGTCTTGTACATGTACCAACTTTTAGATGATTATAAAGAAGGTGACCTTCGCATTATGCCCGATTCCA ATGATTCACCTCCTGCAGAACGGGAACCAGGTGAAGTTGTGGACAGCCTGGTAGGCAAACAAGTGGAATATGCCAAAGAAGATGGCTCAAAAAGGACTGGCATGGTCATTCATCAAGTTGAAGCCAAACCATCAGTCTATTTCATCAAGTTTGATGATGATTTCCATATTTATGTCTACGATTTGGTGAAGACATCCTAG